Part of the Woronichinia naegeliana WA131 genome, ACTTGAATAGTGTCGGGGAGACAATAGCGTTCCTGTAGCTGTTCTAAGGCTCGAATGCCCAGCCCTTCATCTCCTAGTAAAATATTGCCCAGCCCTAATACAAGGATTTCCGGTTGCACTATCACCTCAGTTGTTACCCATCAATCAGGTCAATCATTCTTTAAACCACCCGTACTTTTGTCACCTCGCTTCCTTGACTATCGAGTACATGAACAGCACAGGCCATACAAGGATCATAGGAGTGAACAGTACGGAGTATTTCAATCGGTCGATTGGGATCCAGAACGGCTGTGTTGAGGAGGGCCTGTTCCCAAGCTCCCCGTTGCCCCTTACTATCCCTCGGAGAACCGTTCCAAGTCGAAGGAATCACAATCTGGTAGTTGGCGATTTTACCATTGGCAATACTAATCCAATGACCTAAGGCCCCTCGCGGAGCTTCCGTCATGCCCAATCCCTGAGCCGATGCGGGCCAGGAAGTGGGTTGCCATTTAGTTTTGTTGAAAACATCCAGTTTCCCAGTATTCAAATTGGTGTTGAGTTCCTCTATCCAAAGCGGTAACTGTTCTGCGATGACCTGGGTTTCCAAGGTGCGGGCAAGAACTCGACCTAGGGTAGAAAAGAGAGCCGTTTTTTGTAGTCCTAATTTGGCCAGACTGGCATCAATCACTTGTTTCACTTTGGATTGTCCAGAGGCATAGGCCACTAGCATACGGGAAAGCGGGCCGACTTCCATTACCGTTGCATTATAGCGAGGAGCTTTGCCCCAACTATATTTGTCAGTACTACCTGTATTCAGAAAACTATAGGGCGGTGTGGGGCCAGTATATTTCGGTTGGGTAACGCCTTGGGAGGGATGGAGAGGGGCGGTGGTGTTGAGATACCAGGCACGGGTAACGTCTTCTGTGATTTTGGTCTGATCCACTGCTACCACCTTGGTCAAATCTTTGCCCATGACAATGCCTTTGGGAAAATATTGGACACCCGTTGCATTGGGAAAATCTCCGTAGGAAAGGTAGTTACCGACTCCTACACCAATATTGGCCCAATCGAGATATTTAGAGGCAATGTATTGGGTATCGGTGACATAGACCTGATTGACAAAATTTTGGGTTAGAGTTGCCAAGCTTTTTAATGTGGCGATCGCCGAATTATTAATAGCGGCAGGACTATTTGGGTCAAGGGGAGAGGCCATACCCATTGGTGTCAACTTAAGCCAAAATGCCTACTCACAAAAGATTAGCCTAAAAGCAGGCGGAAGTAAGAGTAGGCTGAAAAAAAGGTTAGTATATAAAAAAGTGAGCAAAAAACAAATGGCAAGACAACATCCTCGGAGAAAAGGAAACCCAGACTTACGTCGTAAGACAAATCAGCCAGGGGTAGAAATCCCTGAAATAACAAAAGAGTTGTTTGAATTACTAGAACCCACAATGTTTACACCATTAAAATATTTACAGGGAACTCATGAGAAAATGATGAGAGATAGGGTGTTAAATTTACCAGTAATGGTGGCATTAGTGTTAAGTATAGTGTATCGTCAAATAGCGGGTATAAGTGAAGCGGTAAGACTGTTAGAGGAAGAGGGATTGCTATGGGTAGCATCATTAAAAGTAAGCAAACAGGCAGTATCAAAAAGAATGATGAATGTGCCAGCCGAAATATTTGCAATATTACTAAAAGGAGTGTTAGAAAAAGCAGCCGAAAAAGGGAAGAAGCTCCAAGTAGGAGAAAAATGGGAAAAAATAAGAGAAAAGTTTAGTGCAGTGTGGATAGCAGATGGCTAAACGCTAGAGCAGATAAGGAAAAATATGAAAATAAGTAAAGAAGAAAAGAGTAAATTGGGGGGTAAAATAATGATGGTAGTGGAAGCCTTTACCCAAAGACCCGTTACTTTATGGTACACAGAAAATGATAAATCAAATGATAAAATATGGTGTAAAGAATTGGCAGCTAAATTACCAGAAAATGGTTTAATTCTCGTAGATATGGGATTTTTTAGCTTTGTGTGGTTTGATTTGTTAACAGAAGCTAAAAAGTTTTTTCTAACCAGATTTAGAGCGGGTACATCTTACAAAACCAAACAAGTATTGTCTCAAGGTAGTCATTACAGAGATGAGATTATCATTATGGGAAATTACCGTTCTAATCCTTGCAAGCATCCGGTGAGATTAGTCTCAGTATTATGGGGAACAATCTGGTATCAGTATTTAACAAATGTGTTGTCTCCCGAACAACTGTCCGCCGAAGAGGTCTGTGATTTATATCGAAGACGATGGACAATCGAAGAAGCCTTTTTATTAACGAAAAGACTTTTAGGACTAGCCTATTTATGGGTAGGGAATAAGAATGGTGTCCAAATCCAGATTATTTGCACTTTGATTTTCTATACGGTCTTAAATCAATTGGTAGGGGAAGTGGCGATTGCTCTAAATCAACCGAAAGAAAAAATCTCAGTAGAGATGGTGTTTCGGAGTCTATACTATGTAGCGAAGGCTATTGCTAGAGGAGAAAAGCCTGATACAGTAACCTATCTGGCTGAACGTGCTAAGTTATTTGGTTTGGTCAAAGCTGAGAGAAAGCGACATCGAGAAAAGGCCGCTCTCAATCAACAAATTTGGGAACCCATTCCTTTAAGTTGACACGGATGGGCCATACCGCCCACAAGATAGGTTTGAGGATGGGGATTTTTCCCCCCAATAATGGCATGAATTTTAATAATATCCCGTTGCCAATCCAAGGCTTCTAAATAATGAGCCATTACCAATAAATTACCTTCGGGGGGCAGTTTATAAGCTGGATGCCCCCAATAGCCATTGGCAAATAAACCTAGCTGTCCACTGTCCACAAATGCTTTGAGTTTTGCCTGTACTTGACTAAAATAATCAGGGCTATTATTCCCCCAAGTAGAAAGTGATTTTTGCAAGTTACTGGTGGCACTGGCACTAGCTGTTAATGCACTGGTAATATCGACCCAATCGGGGCCATGTAGATGATAAAAATGTATAACATGATCATGGACATATTGAATGCCTTCCATGATATTTCGCAAAATACGAGCATTATCAGGAATAACAATTCCCAAAGCATTTTCCACTGCCCGCACTGAAGCCAAAGCATTAACCGTTGTACAGACACCGCAAATTCGTTGGGTAAAAACCCAGGCATCCCTCGGATCTCGATCCTTTAAAATCAATTCCAGCCCCCGAAACATGGGGGTACAACTCCAGGCATCTGTCACCTTACCGTTATCGACTTGAACTTCAATGCGTAAATGTCCTTCCACACGAGTAATGGGATCGATCGCAATTTTTGCCATTTTCTTTTTCCTCAATAGTCAATTTCTTAAAATTTCAACCAATACTTAATCATCCCCTTCTCGATAAAAAGGAGTCATATTATCCCAAAAATGATCGTTAACACAGCCAATACAGTTGTGACCAGCATGAATTGGCCAACTAGTCCCCTGATTCCAGTTTTTGGTATAACAATTGGATTTTGTTTCTGGGCCACGACAGCCCATTCCCTTCAAGCACCAACCCTTTTTATGTCCCTCATCTCCCCATTCTCTGACAAATAAATCGGCTTCATAGTATTGAAAACGTTCACAATTGCCTTCTTGATGAATTTTCTCGCCATAAACAAATAGCGGACGATGACTACCATCCATCGGTGGTAGGGTCTTAAAGGTCAAATAATACACAATTGCTGCCACTAAATTCACGCCATTAACGGGACAACCTGGCATATTAATTAATCCAGGCACATTGGGAACCGCCGCTTGTAAACCCACAGCCCCAGTTGGATTCGGTTTAGCTCCAGCAATTCCGCCATCTAAAGAACAGGAACCCACGGCAATATTGATCAAGGCACTACTACACACGGTTTTCGCAATACTAAGAGCGGTTTTACCAGCGATCGTGCAATAAACACCTCCATCTTTGGTGGGAATAGAGCCTTCTGTGATGCAGACATATTTGCCTTTATATTTTTGCACTGTATCATTTAAAGATTTCTCCGCCATTGCTCCCGATGGAACCATGAGAGATTCGTGATAATCCAGGGAAATAATATTAAAAATAAGGTCAACAACGCTCGGATCAAAACTCCGCAAAAAGGACTCTGTATCGCCCGTACAATCCTGAAAGGCTAACCAAATCACTGGAACACGCGGGGCGGCCGCTAAAGCCTTGGCAATATGATTGACATAGGTTTCCTGCAAAGCCAAAGTTCCAGCCATGAGTCCACAAAACTTCAAAAACTTACGGCGATCAATACTGCCGATAACCTGAGAGGATTGACGATTTTGAACTAGCATGGATGACTCTCCTAGAAAAATTGAGGTAAAATAAGGCTTGAAATCTCTCAAATACGCTTCATTTCAGACATCTATCGTTATTTTCTGTTTTTGATAAGAATTGACCAGAAAAACTTACTCACTCTCCGTCCACTCTATTCAATCAAAGTAAAGAAGTAGGGAAGATGAAATGCCTTTTACAATTTGTCAAAAAAAATTATTATTATCCGGACAGTGCGAAGTTCTAGGAAAATCAACGAGTTTACTAGGGTTTCAGCCCCCAACGTCCTTCAACCCTCTTCCAGACTCACAATCGCTAAAAGGCTTTCAATGCAAGACTTTTAAGCATTTTATCAAAATGTCTGACAGAGAACTTCGCACTGTCCAGTTAGGGAAAAATGTAAAATTTATCTGCAAGTTCTCCCCATTTGATAAATATTTTGCTGAGAATTTGCTAATTTAAACAGATACGTTAAATCCGCCTCGGCTCTTTCATTCCTTCTCTTCCCAAGACCTATGGCTCTCATTGTCCAAAAATACGGTGGCACTTCAGTTGGTACGGCAGAACGAATTCAGGCCGTTGCTCAACGGGTTAGCAAAACGGTTCGTGATGGTAATACCGTCGTCGTTGTCGTTTCTGCCATGGGAAAAACGACTGATGACTTGGTCAATTTGGCCCATGAGATTTCATCCCATCCCTCTCGTCGAGAAATGGATATGTTGCTCTCAACTGGAGAACAAATTTCCATCGCCTTACTCAGTATGGCCCTTCAGGAGATTGGACAACCCGCCATTTCTTTAACGGGAGCCCAGGTGGGGATTGTGACAGAAGCAGAGCATAGTCGCGCCCGCATTTTAGAAATTAAACCCGATCGCATTAATCAATATTTAGAACAGGGCATGGTTGTCGTGGTTGCCGGTTTTCAGGGAGTCAGTAGCCTAGAAAATTGGGATATTACGACTTTGGGAAGGGGAGGCTCAGATACTTCGGCAGTGGCCTTGGCGGCGGCACTCCAGGCGGATTACTGCGAGATTCATACCGATGTACCGGGTATTTTAACCACCGATCCCCGTCTTGTGCCTGAAGCCCAGTTGATGGCAGAGATTACCTGTGATGAGATGTTAGAACTGGCCAGTTTAGGAGCTAAAGTATTACATCCTAGGGCAGTGGAAATTGCGCGTAATTTTGGCGTTCCCCTGGTAGTGCGCTCTAGTTGGAGTGATGAACCCGGTACTAAAGTTGTGCCACCGCCAAGCCGACCTCGCTCTTTGGTAGGGCTAGAAATTACTAAGGCCGTGGATGCGGTGGAATATGATCCCGATCAGGCCAAGGTTTCCATCTTGCGTGTCCCCGATTGTCCTGGAATTGCCGCTAAATTGTTTGGAGAAATTGCTCACCAAGGTATTGACGTGGATTTGATTATTCAGTCCATCCATGAGGGCAATAGTAACGATATCGCTTTTACGGTAGTAAAAAAGGTTCTAGGTAAAGCCGAAGCAGTGGCCGAAGCGATCGCCCCTGCCTTAAGAAGTCATCCCTCCCAAACCCAGGAAGCAGAAGTGCTGGTGGAAAAACGGGTTGCCAAAGTGGCGATCGCCGGTGCTGGCATGATTGGCCGTCCAGGGATTGCCGCCAAAATGTTTAAAACCTTAGCCGATGTGGGCGTGAATATTGAAATGATTGCGACCTCGGAGGTCAAAGTCAGTTGTGTGATTGATGAAGCCGAAGCAGATCGGGCCATCGGAGCTTTATCTCAAGCCTTTGGTATTTCCCTAGCAGCAAATCCAATCTGCAATGGAACAGCTAATTTACCCCCCGTCCGAGGTGTCGCCATTGATCAAAATCAGGCTCAGATTGCCATTCGTCACGTTCCCGATAAGCCAGGAATGGCTGCTAAAATCTTTATGAAATTAGCCGAACATAACATCAGCGTGGACATGATCATCCAGTCCCAGCGTTGTCGCATTATTAATCAGCAACCGACGCGGGATATTGCCTTTATCATTGCTCAGGCGGATATTCACACCACCCAAGCTGTTCTCGAAAAATTAGCCCAACAAATCGGCAGCCAAGAAGTAGTCGTTAATCCAGACATTGCCAAGGTGAGTATTGTGGGTGCGGGTATGGCGGGCCAACCGGGTGTGGCGGCCAAGTTCTTTGATGCTTTGGCGAAGGAGGGTATCAATATTGAAATGATTGCGACCTCGGAAATCAAAATTAGCTGTGTGGTTCCTAAAAGTGAAGGGGTCAGGGCCGTTAAAGTTGTCCATGATGCCTTTGGTTTAGCCGGTTTAGAAAAAGTACAGGTTCCAGCCTGATTAACCCGAATTCAGACATTCTCCATCAACCTGACCAAATTTTGCGAAAATAGAAAACAACCTGCGTTAACCCCTTCGCTGATTGTATGCAAACCCTGGAAAGACCGATTATCTCCACCCCTGCCGAATTCGATACCACTATCCATCGTCGTCAGACCCGCCCTGTTAAGGTGGGAAGCGTTACCATCGGCGGTGGCTATCCAGTGGTTGTGCAATCCATGATCAATGAAGATACCCTGGATATCGATGGTTCGGTTGCGGGTATTCGTCGTTTACATGAAATTGGCTGCGAAATCGTTCGTGTTACAGTTCCCAGTATGGCCCACGCCAGAGCTTTAGCCGAGATTAAAGAAAAATTAATTAAAACCTATCAAGTGGTTCCCCTGGTTGCCGACGTACACCACAACGGCATGAAAATCGCGCTTGAAGTGGCCAAACACGTGGATAAAGTTCGTATTAATCCAGGACTCTACGTTTTTGAAAAACCCAACAGCGATCGCGAAGGTTTTAGTGATCTAGAATTTGCTGAAATTGGCGATAAAATCCGCGAAACCTTAGAACCATTAGTGTTTTCCCTCAAAGATCAGGGCAAGGCGATGCGGATCGGGGTTAATCATGGTTCGCTGTCGGAACGGATGCTCTTTACCTATGGCGATACACCGGAAGGGATGGTGCAATCGGCGATCGAATTTATCAAAATCTGTGAATCGTTGGATTTTCGTAATCTAGTGATTTCGATGAAAGCCTCCAGGGTTCCTGTCATGTTAGCGGCCTATCGTTTGATGGTTAAACGCATGGACGAACTAGGCATGGATTACCCCTTACATTTGGGTGTGACTGAGGCCGGAGATGGCGAGTATGGCCGCATTAAATCCACCGCCGGTATTGCAACGCTGTTGGCCGATGGCATTGGCGACACGATTCGCGTTTCCCTCACAGAAGCCCCAGAAAAAGAAATTCCCGTTTGCTATAGCATCCTGCAAGCTTTGGGACTTCGCAAAACAATGGTGGAATATGTGGCCTGTCCCTCCTGTGGCCGAACTCTGTTTAATCTAGAAGAGGTTTTACATAAGGTACGTGAAGCGACAAAACACCTGACAGGACTAGATATTGCGGTGATGGGCTGTATTGTCAATGGGCCTGGAGAAATGGCTGATGCCGATTATGGTTATGTGGGCAAACAAGCCGGTTATATTGCTCTCTATCGCGGACGGGAAGAAATTAAACGGGTACCTGAAGATCAAGGGGTAGTGGAGTTAATTAATCTGATTAAGGCTGATGATCGCTGGGTTGAACCAGAAGCCCGTATTTCGTACTAGTTTTGAAAAAATAAAAATAGATTCAAAAATGGCTACAGAATAGTTAAAATAAAAAAGCTAATAAACCCAAGAGAAAATGACCCAATTAAACGTTAAAAATCTCGACCATTTAGGAATAATCGCGGCGATAGTTGATGAACTAGGTCTAGTGGATTATATCAATGAACAACTAGGAGAAAATGACCGTGCTAAAATCAGTGCGGGTCTGGTAGTGAAAGCGATGATTCTCAATGGCT contains:
- a CDS encoding aspartate kinase produces the protein MALIVQKYGGTSVGTAERIQAVAQRVSKTVRDGNTVVVVVSAMGKTTDDLVNLAHEISSHPSRREMDMLLSTGEQISIALLSMALQEIGQPAISLTGAQVGIVTEAEHSRARILEIKPDRINQYLEQGMVVVVAGFQGVSSLENWDITTLGRGGSDTSAVALAAALQADYCEIHTDVPGILTTDPRLVPEAQLMAEITCDEMLELASLGAKVLHPRAVEIARNFGVPLVVRSSWSDEPGTKVVPPPSRPRSLVGLEITKAVDAVEYDPDQAKVSILRVPDCPGIAAKLFGEIAHQGIDVDLIIQSIHEGNSNDIAFTVVKKVLGKAEAVAEAIAPALRSHPSQTQEAEVLVEKRVAKVAIAGAGMIGRPGIAAKMFKTLADVGVNIEMIATSEVKVSCVIDEAEADRAIGALSQAFGISLAANPICNGTANLPPVRGVAIDQNQAQIAIRHVPDKPGMAAKIFMKLAEHNISVDMIIQSQRCRIINQQPTRDIAFIIAQADIHTTQAVLEKLAQQIGSQEVVVNPDIAKVSIVGAGMAGQPGVAAKFFDALAKEGINIEMIATSEIKISCVVPKSEGVRAVKVVHDAFGLAGLEKVQVPA
- a CDS encoding nickel-dependent hydrogenase large subunit produces the protein MGMASPLDPNSPAAINNSAIATLKSLATLTQNFVNQVYVTDTQYIASKYLDWANIGVGVGNYLSYGDFPNATGVQYFPKGIVMGKDLTKVVAVDQTKITEDVTRAWYLNTTAPLHPSQGVTQPKYTGPTPPYSFLNTGSTDKYSWGKAPRYNATVMEVGPLSRMLVAYASGQSKVKQVIDASLAKLGLQKTALFSTLGRVLARTLETQVIAEQLPLWIEELNTNLNTGKLDVFNKTKWQPTSWPASAQGLGMTEAPRGALGHWISIANGKIANYQIVIPSTWNGSPRDSKGQRGAWEQALLNTAVLDPNRPIEILRTVHSYDPCMACAVHVLDSQGSEVTKVRVV
- a CDS encoding hydrogenase small subunit → MLVQNRQSSQVIGSIDRRKFLKFCGLMAGTLALQETYVNHIAKALAAAPRVPVIWLAFQDCTGDTESFLRSFDPSVVDLIFNIISLDYHESLMVPSGAMAEKSLNDTVQKYKGKYVCITEGSIPTKDGGVYCTIAGKTALSIAKTVCSSALINIAVGSCSLDGGIAGAKPNPTGAVGLQAAVPNVPGLINMPGCPVNGVNLVAAIVYYLTFKTLPPMDGSHRPLFVYGEKIHQEGNCERFQYYEADLFVREWGDEGHKKGWCLKGMGCRGPETKSNCYTKNWNQGTSWPIHAGHNCIGCVNDHFWDNMTPFYREGDD
- a CDS encoding nickel-dependent hydrogenase large subunit, with the protein product MAKIAIDPITRVEGHLRIEVQVDNGKVTDAWSCTPMFRGLELILKDRDPRDAWVFTQRICGVCTTVNALASVRAVENALGIVIPDNARILRNIMEGIQYVHDHVIHFYHLHGPDWVDITSALTASASATSNLQKSLSTWGNNSPDYFSQVQAKLKAFVDSGQLGLFANGYWGHPAYKLPPEGNLLVMAHYLEALDWQRDIIKIHAIIGGKNPHPQTYLVGGMAHPCQLKGMGSQIC
- the ispG gene encoding (E)-4-hydroxy-3-methylbut-2-enyl-diphosphate synthase → MQTLERPIISTPAEFDTTIHRRQTRPVKVGSVTIGGGYPVVVQSMINEDTLDIDGSVAGIRRLHEIGCEIVRVTVPSMAHARALAEIKEKLIKTYQVVPLVADVHHNGMKIALEVAKHVDKVRINPGLYVFEKPNSDREGFSDLEFAEIGDKIRETLEPLVFSLKDQGKAMRIGVNHGSLSERMLFTYGDTPEGMVQSAIEFIKICESLDFRNLVISMKASRVPVMLAAYRLMVKRMDELGMDYPLHLGVTEAGDGEYGRIKSTAGIATLLADGIGDTIRVSLTEAPEKEIPVCYSILQALGLRKTMVEYVACPSCGRTLFNLEEVLHKVREATKHLTGLDIAVMGCIVNGPGEMADADYGYVGKQAGYIALYRGREEIKRVPEDQGVVELINLIKADDRWVEPEARISY